In a single window of the Panthera leo isolate Ple1 chromosome A1, P.leo_Ple1_pat1.1, whole genome shotgun sequence genome:
- the LOC122226204 gene encoding zinc finger protein 300 isoform X1 has protein sequence MMKSQGLVSFKDVAVDFTQEEWQQLDPAQRTLYRDVMLENFSHVISLGYPVSKPDVISKLEQGEDPWIIKRDVSNWIYTDENQADGRQDRKSNLDNPKSCILGSVSFRNNILKGVTKDGSLYSILKVCQDDGQLQRCQENQDKLFRQVTVISNKTVTVESGHKYNAFGKIFQECIEPDTLRQRSHSYDVFKKNLKYNADLRSCNKSNSRKNPDESLGCGKSSSYGASNSNLEKIHNGVMPCNNNQCGNIFSSKQSLMQYQNVETKEKTCVCVTCGKAFAKKSQLIVHQRIHTGKKPYDCGACGKAFSEKFHLIVHQRTHTGEKPYECSECGKAFSQKSSLIIHQRVHTGEKPYECSECGKAFSQKSPLIIHQRIHTGEKPYECRECGKAFSQKSQLIIHHRAHTGEKPYECTECGKAFCEKSHLIIHKRIHTGEKPYKCAQCEEAFSRKTELITHQLIHTGEKPYECTECGKTFSRKSQLIIHQRTHTGEKPYKCSECGKAFCQKSHLIGHQRIHTGEKPYICSECGKAFSQKSHLPGHQRIHTGEKPYICAECGKAFSQKSDLVLHQRIHTGERPYQCAICGKAFIQKSQLTVHQRIHTVVKS, from the exons ATGATGAAGTCCCAG GGGTTGGTATCATTCAAGGATGTGGCTGTGGATTTCACCCAAGAGGAGTGGCAGCAACTGGACCCTGCTCAGAGGACCCTGTATAGagatgtgatgctggagaacttcAGCCACGTGATCTCATTGG GATATCCAGTTTCCAAACCAGATGTCATCTCTAAGTTGGAACAAGGAGAAGATCCATGGATCATCAAGAGAGACGTATCAAATTGGATCTATACAGATGAAAATCAGGCAGATGGGAGACAAG acaGGAAAAGTAACCTTGACAACCCCAAATCATGTATTTTGGGGTCTGTTTCCTTCCGTAATAATATCCTGAAAGGAGTCACAAAGGATGGTTCATTGTACTCCATTTTAAAAGTCTGTCAAGATGATGGCCAGCTACAGAGATGTCAGGAAAACCAAGACAAGCTTTTCAGGCAAGTAACAGTCATCAGCAACAAAACAGTGACTGTGGAGTCAGGCCATAAATATAAtgcctttggaaaaatatttcaagagtGCATAGAGCCAGATACTTTAAGACAAAGATCCCATAGCtatgatgtatttaaaaagaacttgaaaTATAATGCTGATCTACGTAGTTGTAATAAGAGTAATTCAAGAAAAAACCCTGATGAGAGTTTGGGATGTGGAAAATCATCTAGCTATGGTGCATCTAATTCTAATCTTGAGAAAATTCACAATGGAGTAATGCCCTGTAATAACAATCAGTGTGGGAACATTTTTAGTAGTAAACAATCCCTTATGCAATATCAGAATGTTGAAACTAAGGagaaaacctgtgtgtgtgttacatgtgGAAAAGCCTTTGCCAAGAAGTCACAGCTTATTGTACATCAACGAATTCATACTGGAAAGAAACCATATGATTGTGGTgcatgtgggaaagccttcagtgaGAAGTTTCATCTCATCGTACATCAGAGAACTCATACTGGGGAAAAACCTTATGAATGTtctgaatgtggaaaagccttctctCAGAAATCCTCCCTCATTATACATCAGAGAGTTCACACTGGGGAAAAGCCATATGAGTGTAGtgagtgtgggaaagccttctcCCAGAAATCACCCCTCATTATACATCaaagaattcacactggagagaaaccttatgaatgtagaGAGTGTGGGAAGGCCTTCTCCCAGAAGTCACAGCTGATCATACATCATAGAgctcatactggagagaaaccatatgaatgtactgaatgtgggaaagccttctgTGAGAAGTCCCACCTCATTATACATAAAAGAAttcacactggggagaaaccctACAAATGTGCTCAATGTGAGGAAGCCTTCAGCAGGAAGACGGAACTCATTACACATCAGTTAATTCATACTGgggagaaaccttatgaatgtactGAATGTGGGAAGACCTTCTCCCGGAAGTCACAGCTCATCATACATCAGAGAACACATACTGGAGAAAAGCCCTATAAATGcagtgaatgtggaaaagccttctgTCAGAAATCACATCTCATTggacatcagagaattcacacaggagaaaaaccttatatatgcagtgaatgtgggaaagccttctcTCAGAAGTCTCACCTCCCAGGGCATCAGCGAATTCATACAGGAGAAAAACCTTACATATGTGCTGAATGTGGAAAGGCGTTTTCCCAGAAGTCAGACCTTGTTttacatcagagaattcatactggggaAAGACCCTATCAATGTGCTAtctgtgggaaagccttcatcCAGAAGTCACAACTCACTgtacatcagagaattcatacagtAGTAAAATCATAA
- the LOC122226204 gene encoding zinc finger protein 300 isoform X2 has translation MLENFSHVISLGYPVSKPDVISKLEQGEDPWIIKRDVSNWIYTDENQADGRQDRKSNLDNPKSCILGSVSFRNNILKGVTKDGSLYSILKVCQDDGQLQRCQENQDKLFRQVTVISNKTVTVESGHKYNAFGKIFQECIEPDTLRQRSHSYDVFKKNLKYNADLRSCNKSNSRKNPDESLGCGKSSSYGASNSNLEKIHNGVMPCNNNQCGNIFSSKQSLMQYQNVETKEKTCVCVTCGKAFAKKSQLIVHQRIHTGKKPYDCGACGKAFSEKFHLIVHQRTHTGEKPYECSECGKAFSQKSSLIIHQRVHTGEKPYECSECGKAFSQKSPLIIHQRIHTGEKPYECRECGKAFSQKSQLIIHHRAHTGEKPYECTECGKAFCEKSHLIIHKRIHTGEKPYKCAQCEEAFSRKTELITHQLIHTGEKPYECTECGKTFSRKSQLIIHQRTHTGEKPYKCSECGKAFCQKSHLIGHQRIHTGEKPYICSECGKAFSQKSHLPGHQRIHTGEKPYICAECGKAFSQKSDLVLHQRIHTGERPYQCAICGKAFIQKSQLTVHQRIHTVVKS, from the exons atgctggagaacttcAGCCACGTGATCTCATTGG GATATCCAGTTTCCAAACCAGATGTCATCTCTAAGTTGGAACAAGGAGAAGATCCATGGATCATCAAGAGAGACGTATCAAATTGGATCTATACAGATGAAAATCAGGCAGATGGGAGACAAG acaGGAAAAGTAACCTTGACAACCCCAAATCATGTATTTTGGGGTCTGTTTCCTTCCGTAATAATATCCTGAAAGGAGTCACAAAGGATGGTTCATTGTACTCCATTTTAAAAGTCTGTCAAGATGATGGCCAGCTACAGAGATGTCAGGAAAACCAAGACAAGCTTTTCAGGCAAGTAACAGTCATCAGCAACAAAACAGTGACTGTGGAGTCAGGCCATAAATATAAtgcctttggaaaaatatttcaagagtGCATAGAGCCAGATACTTTAAGACAAAGATCCCATAGCtatgatgtatttaaaaagaacttgaaaTATAATGCTGATCTACGTAGTTGTAATAAGAGTAATTCAAGAAAAAACCCTGATGAGAGTTTGGGATGTGGAAAATCATCTAGCTATGGTGCATCTAATTCTAATCTTGAGAAAATTCACAATGGAGTAATGCCCTGTAATAACAATCAGTGTGGGAACATTTTTAGTAGTAAACAATCCCTTATGCAATATCAGAATGTTGAAACTAAGGagaaaacctgtgtgtgtgttacatgtgGAAAAGCCTTTGCCAAGAAGTCACAGCTTATTGTACATCAACGAATTCATACTGGAAAGAAACCATATGATTGTGGTgcatgtgggaaagccttcagtgaGAAGTTTCATCTCATCGTACATCAGAGAACTCATACTGGGGAAAAACCTTATGAATGTtctgaatgtggaaaagccttctctCAGAAATCCTCCCTCATTATACATCAGAGAGTTCACACTGGGGAAAAGCCATATGAGTGTAGtgagtgtgggaaagccttctcCCAGAAATCACCCCTCATTATACATCaaagaattcacactggagagaaaccttatgaatgtagaGAGTGTGGGAAGGCCTTCTCCCAGAAGTCACAGCTGATCATACATCATAGAgctcatactggagagaaaccatatgaatgtactgaatgtgggaaagccttctgTGAGAAGTCCCACCTCATTATACATAAAAGAAttcacactggggagaaaccctACAAATGTGCTCAATGTGAGGAAGCCTTCAGCAGGAAGACGGAACTCATTACACATCAGTTAATTCATACTGgggagaaaccttatgaatgtactGAATGTGGGAAGACCTTCTCCCGGAAGTCACAGCTCATCATACATCAGAGAACACATACTGGAGAAAAGCCCTATAAATGcagtgaatgtggaaaagccttctgTCAGAAATCACATCTCATTggacatcagagaattcacacaggagaaaaaccttatatatgcagtgaatgtgggaaagccttctcTCAGAAGTCTCACCTCCCAGGGCATCAGCGAATTCATACAGGAGAAAAACCTTACATATGTGCTGAATGTGGAAAGGCGTTTTCCCAGAAGTCAGACCTTGTTttacatcagagaattcatactggggaAAGACCCTATCAATGTGCTAtctgtgggaaagccttcatcCAGAAGTCACAACTCACTgtacatcagagaattcatacagtAGTAAAATCATAA